A region of Colletotrichum higginsianum IMI 349063 chromosome 10, whole genome shotgun sequence DNA encodes the following proteins:
- a CDS encoding Cytochrome P450 produces the protein MLASTLHANRSSAIFRVTMSRAYSAYASVAVAVLVLIAYGVVSTVRQYMRLRHIRGPPSAGLSKWWLVRAVDGGRAHLDFYEACEKYGPIVRVGPNDLITSDPDLMKHMLNVRSTYKRSNWYDGMRLKPGKDNVLSMRDDDLHQKLRSKMAAGYSGKEIEGLEAKIDQNVLRLVGLLEKYVSRDEPFDFGLKAQYFTLDAISDIAFGEPFGDLETDSDVHGYIETMDQNMPTIIMTSVLPWLLTLLSSPLFRRMMPSEEDSIGVGKIMSIAKQVAATRFGPRKKIQKDMLGSFVARGLTQAEAESEILMQLLAGSDTTATAIRATVLHIITSPRVTAALRAEIDAAGLSRAVVSEAEAREMPYLQAVIKEGLRIFPPVVGQMSKEVSNGGAGDTFKGVHLPEGTRIGYCVWGIFRRPDVWGADSHFFRPERWLEADAEKLRVMESTLELVFGHGRWHCLGRNVALMELNKVFVEVSHRAAFDSLLLRRFDLVLVNPAEPWHSICCGVFLQSQYWIRGYKRHS, from the exons ATGCTTGCTTCAACTTTGCACGCGAATCGGTCGTCCGCCATATTCAGGGTGACCATGAGTCGGGCTTACTCTGCATACGCGAGTGTCGCGGTCGCTGTTTTGGTGCTCATCGCTTACGGCGTCGTATCAACCGTCCGCCAGTACATGCGGCTGCGGCACATCCGAGGGCCTCCATCCGCCGGCTTGTCCAAGTGGTGGCTCGTCCGGGCGGTCGATGGCGGCAGGGCGCATCTTGACTTTTACGAGGCTTGCGAGAAGTACG GGCCCATCGTCCGCGTCGGGCCGAACGATCTCATCACCAGCGACCCGGACCTGATGAAGCACATGCTCAATGTGCGATCGACCTATAAGCGGTCCAATTGGTACGATGGGATGAGGCTCAAGCCCGGAAAGGACAACGTGCTGTCGATGAGAGACGACGACTTGCATCAAAAACTTCGGTCAAAGATGGCCGCAGGT TACTCGGGGAAAGAaatcgagggcctcgaggccaagatTGACCAGAACGTCCTGCGGCTCGTCGGCTTGCTCGAAAAGTACGTTTCCCGGGACGAGCCTTTCGACTTTGGGCTCAAAGCACAGTACTTCACACTCGACGCCATCTCGGATATCGCTTTCGGGGAGCCGTTCGGGGACTTGGAGACCGACTCGGACGTGCATGGGTACATCGAGACGATGGACCAGAACATGCCGACCATCATCATGACCAGTGTATTGCCGTGGCTGCTGACGCTcctctcgtcgcccttgtTCCGAAGGATGATGCCCTCGGAGGAAGATAGCATCGGCGTCGGAAAGATCATGAG TATCGCCAAGCAAGTCGCGGCTACGCGTTTCGGACCCAGAAAGAAAATCCAGAAAGACATGCTCGGGTCTTTTGTCGCCCGAGGGCTCACccaagccgaagccgagTCGGAAATTCTCATGCAGCT TCTGGCTGGCTCCGacacgacggcgacggcgatccGGGCGACTGTGCTTCACATCATCACGAGTCCTCGGGTGACCGCCGCCCTCCGGGCCGAGATCGATGCCGCCGGGCTCTCGCGGGCCGTCGTTTCCGAGGCGGAAGCGCGTGAGATGCCGTATCTGCAGGCCGTTATCAAAGAGGGCCTTCGCATCTTCCCGCCGGTCGTAGGCCAGATGTCGAAAGAAGTGTCCAACGGAGGAGCCGGTGACACTTTCAAGGGCGTCCACCTGCCCGAAGGCACCAGGATAGGGTACTGTGTGTGGGGCATCTTCCGCAGACCTGACGTCTGGGGGGCCGACTCCCATTTCTTTCGACCGGAGCGGtggctcgaggccgacgcggAGAAACTAAGAGTGATGGAGAGCACGTTGGAACTCGTCTTCGGCCACGGTCGATGGCACTGCCTGGGCCGAAACGTGGCTCTGATGGAGCTGAACAAAGTCTTTGTCGAGGTTAGTCACCGCGCCGCTTTCGACAGTCTT TTGCTGAGGAGATTCGATCTGGTTTTGGTCAATCCTGCGGAACCATGGCACTCGATCTGTTGTGGGGTCTTCCTACAATCCCAGTACTGGATCCGGGGATACAAGCGGCATTCTTGA